ATTGTAGATACATCTTGCACCACAACTAAGGCATACCCAGAAGATACAATATTAGAAGATCACCGAAGACTAACCAAAAATATAGCCCCTAAAAGCTCTTTCTAGGGCTCCTAATGATGTGCACCTTTTTCACCTTCTCCAACAAACTACCAAAGACAAGAACCCCCTTACTTTCCCCCCTCTATTTTACTTTCTACGGTTCACTTCGTGCGCGTCATGTATGTCGATCGTAGAAACACCGGCCTTGTTCCTTCCCAGGAGGGAGGAACATAGAGGAAGATGGGTTACAGGAGTATCTTCTTGGCGCCACTGAGCCGGCACCATCACCGTCGCTTGCTTACCGATGCCAAGCAACTGACATGTGGTGGGACTGTGGAAGGGAGCAGTGGTGCCGCTTTGCCCAACCACACCGACATGGGGAGCTGGCATCGTTCCTGTCCTCCTTCACGGCTGGAGGAATGACACGCCACCTTGCCACTTGAGGCGGCGTCGAGCAACTACATGTTTAAACTTTCCCGCGCTTTTTAGAGGCCACATATTTCTCCGCACATGGCGCGTGCATTGCACTTTTAATTCAATGAATATATGCAATGCCTTATATTCTTTAGCCAGTTCTTCTAAAATTTATGTGAAGTCAATATGTTCTAACATGTGAAGTACTAAAACACAAAATAGGAAAACTTATagtgtttttttcttcttcaagAGGGAGTTATATTTGTATTCTACTCACAAGATCATATTAACTAATATCTAAAAACAGTAGTTGTTTTGAATCGACATGTACATTGCTAAGGGGGGAATGAAAATGCAAAGGGCCTGACAAAATTGACCACTAAATTGCATCAAGCAACATCCCCTATTGAATGGTGAAATTAAATATGGTACTCTTTctgtaaaaataaataaaaataagacGTTTCACTATCAATCTCTGTTATATACTATCAGTAAAAGAAAATTGCAACTTTTAAAGACTCTTGCTTTGCAAATCTGCTCTTCCTtgcggctggctggctggctggctgcatTATTTGTCCCCCTTTCCCCTCCCATCTCTCTCCTCCTCTACAGGCAAGAAAAAAGGAATAGAAAGAAGAAGAAGCAAGCCTTGGCTTTTGACTTGGTGAAGATGTATTCCAAGGAATTAGTCCCTTTTTTGGTCCCAGAGAAAATAGTTGCTTGTTGAATCTCCACTCCCCTCTTTTTTGTTTGCTCTAAAATTTCCAATCTTTCTCTTTTCCCCTGTTTGTTCGTGGGCGTGGGCGTGGGGAGAAGAGAGAAGAGGGAGGAGGGCGCCATGGCGAAGAAGGAGGGACCTTGCGGCCATTGCGGAGTCACAAGTGAGCTCCTCCTCTTCTCCATAAAGCTCAAATTTTCCCCTCCCCTTTGTTTCTCCGCAACCGCAACCGCGACCGCGAGCTGTGGCGGTTTCCCCCCTTGGGATTCTGCATCTGGGAGGTGGATTCCCAATCTCGCTTCTTCTGGACGCTGAAACCCGCCGGCCGAATCCTCCATGGATATGGTTAAGATCTAGGAGATGCCTTTCTTTCTCTGGATGTGAAACTCTGAACAAAATTATCTCATTCAGACTTGTGTATTTTGACTCTGCCTGCTGCTTGTTAGATGAGAGGTTTGTGCTGCTGACAGTGAGCAATTAGATGCAGCTCACACTCTTGGTTTACAGGAAGAAAAGAACTGTCTGCTCATACTTAATACTACTTGCTGCAGTTATTCAGATATTCAGAGTTCCCTACATACTTGCTGCAGTTTCAGAAAAAATGCTTAATGTCAGAGTTGATTCTCTGCTCGCTGCTCTGTGTCATCTGCACAGATTATTTACATGCTTGTAGGACAGCACATGGAAATTTACATCTGGCCTGTCTGTACTAACCATTGAAAACAATCAACACCTGAAAGAACTATGCAGTTTGACTATGTATATGCTCATCTCATTATATTCAGAGTTCTATATATACTTGCTGCAGATACAGAAAATGCTTCATGTCAGGGGTAGAGTTGATTTTCTGCTGCTCTGTGTCATCTGCACAGAGTGGTTTCATTTTCAGATTATCTCCATTTGCTAGGCTTTATTCTGTAGGACAGCACATGGAGCATTACAGGCTTGTATGTACTGACCATTGAAAACAGTACCTGGAATATGAAGTCTGCCTATGTATCTATGAGAGATTACTTATTTATTGCCTTGAAGATGTATTCTTCCTGACTGTTGTTTTATGCTTGCTTCCTCGATTAGCGCCACCATCTCTCCTTTTCTTTTTGACCCCGGCCAGCATCTCTTGTAGTACCACTGCCAGGCATAATTCTTGTAAATCTATTATATGCTAGCAAACTCCTGACTGATGGACCCACTACTGATGAACTCTGTACCTGCATTTTACACAGATTCTTGGGTACCAGTTTTGTACTCTGTTTCTTATTGCTCATGGCAAATGCTGCTGATACAGGTACTCCTCTCTGGCGAAATGGGCCACCAGACAAGCCAGTTCTCTGCAATGCATGTGGGTCGAGATGGAGGATAAGGGGTACGTTGGTGAATTACACGCCGGCGCATCGCCGGGAAGATACTGGCGCTAGTGAAGCTAGACCTGACAAGCTGAAGCTCAAGGGACAGAAACAGCCCAAGAAAAGACCAAACCGCAGCATAGTGAAGGACGAACCATGGTCTGATCAGAACTTCTGGAAGATGGGAAATGCGGACACAAGCAATCGATCTGGTTCTGGATCAGCGGTATCATATTCAGAGAGTTGTGCCCCGTATGGTTCTATTGATGCGAGTGAAATAGCCGGTGAGTTCTCTCTAATTTCTTGACTTGCTTCTGTTAAGTCAAAACTTTTATGTTCTTCGTACTCATTAGTTGACCCTCTATGTCCCTATGCATAGCATAATCTTTTTGGATGAGTTCTTTTCACAACCATTGTTAGGTATATTAATGGTGGGTTTTCTGGTATCGTTAAACTTCAGGTTCAGCGCAGTCACATGCTTTGGAGTCACTGGTACCATCAAGAAAAAGGAGTTGTGTCAGTCGTCCTAAGCCTTCAGCGCTAGAAGCGCTTGTTGACGATCTCAACTCCATAATGCACGAAGAGCAGTTATATTGCCTTTCAGCAGGATCAACAGAGGAAGACCTACTTTATCATAGCGAAACTCCTGCTGGATCCTTTGAGATCGGTTATGGAAGCGTGCTCCTTCGACATCCAAACACAAAATCAGAGGAGGAAGAATCAGAAGCGAACTCTGTTCCTGCAGATACCAAGTCATACATTACAAGTGAATCCTATTCAGGTTGTGCCTCATTCATTGCGCATAGTGAAATCAAGGGAGCGAGCAACTCAAATGCTGCATCTGAGAAGCTAAAGTGGTCACCAATGCAGACACATGACAGTGCTAGAAGGTATTTTACACTCTTGTTAGCCTAAAATGTTTGTACTGAGCATTGGTTGCTGCCCTGTGTCCACAGTCCCACATTCGATACTAATTCAGAAAAGCTATTAGAGGTACCCTATCCGACCTACGAATGCCTTTTTGCAGGGATGAGCTTCATTGTTCGAACCAGCATATCCTGGAGAGCGCAGATTCAGCTTTAGAGGTACCCTATCCGACCTACGAATGCCTTTTGAGTTCACCTCGCTACATGTTGTATATCTGCCTTTGGGTGGTTTTCACTTCCCTTACATGAGGTCTATCTCTTTGTTTAGGACAATTGCAGCAAGGAAGTTGGAGGCCTTACCAAGTCCAGCATGAGGTCTCTCAAAAGACCTTATGAAAGCCAGCAGCAAAGCTTCACAGGTCAGCAGTCTTGGTTCCTCTGCTTCTGCACTGCACATACATTTTGTAGATTCTGCACATCTGAAAATGTACACTTAATTTTCGTATAGTTTTTGCAATTTCTGCGCTTGGCTTATTTGCAAGTAACGTGGATATGTATTGTGGTTTTGTTCTGTTTGTGAAGATGCAGAAGTGAGAGGAGGAACCATGAGATTAGCTTCTTCGAGATCCAGGGCTATGGCTTCTTGTCAGTTGAGAAGAAGCGCATTTTTGCCGAAATctggcaatgccaccggagcagcagcagcaccacTCAACCTGTTCATGTTAGCCCCAGACAAATTATCATCTATGCTGAACCCCTCGGACAAGGATTCTGACCAAGACTCGCTGCTGCTGGAGGTCCCTCGCAACGCGCGGCACCCTGAAGCAGAGCTTCTTCTCTGCTGCCCCCCACCATCTCAGCTCAGCTCTGTGACCGTAACCGCAGCCTCTCCCCCGAGCAACCATAGTCCCGGTTCCGCTAGCGATCAGCTCAGGAACAGGCATCAGTGGTAGTTTTGTTTACATTTTGGTTCCTGGATCATCATCATACGATACCGCTCACCGATGATCGTCCAGACATGCATATGCTGAATTTGTCTGCGCTTGTTTTCTTTTGTTTGGTGTAGCATATATATATGGCTGGAGAAATTGTAACCTGTATATCTGCTGTATGTATGGGGAATGGATAGAATCTTGCTATCATGGGAAAGATGGAAATCGAAAAAACAGAAGTTTACAGTGCATTGCTTGAAGCTACTTGCTGTAGGTGCAGCACTATCAGACAAAGCCCGTGCGGTgagggtggcggcggggcctctcgTGGTGGTGCTCGGCCCTGAGGAGATCTGGGCTGCGAAGAGGCCCGCGATTATCGGAGCAGCACCCTCGCGTGTTGTAGGTGGTGTGTTCGCCATCCTCTGCCTCATGGACGCGCACTTTGAGGAAAGCCATCCACATGGAGAAGTCGAGGAACCATTATTCTCATCCCCTTCGCTGCCCCAACTTCACTACCCTCTCCCTACGGGACACAAACCCGACACACAGATCCGGGGTTCCCTCACCCTCTCACAGCCGTACCGGCAGGGAAACCAGCGCCAGCGGGTCAACGGGAAGTGCAACCACCTCCCGCTCTCAAACCCTAGAAAAAATGATTTGTAGTCTATTCTGATATTTTAAAAGGGTGTATGGAAGTAAAATTCTTTTGTATATAAAAAAGACTTATTTAATGACAATCAATTGTAAGAGTTTGAAGACATTCCTAAACCGTAGGAACAATTCAAAAGCAACACCGCTGGATTTCCCAGGTAACTATCTTGGCAAACAAACATATGTCAGCATCTCTATGGAGTATTTATCATCTTGTACAAACAATTAAGTTTGCATATACAAACAATTAAATTTGTTGTGAGATGTGTATGATTGGGTTTAAAAGCGATATGCTAAGCCGTTGAAGGAAACAACCATTTATTGTTAAAGGCAGAACAGTATTACGACCAGCAAGGAACTCTTCTTTTACCATTTTGTCCATGCATAACTATTTTTGTTTCTTAGTTTGTTGTTTGTAAGATAGCTAACCGCTTGTGCTGAGCTTTGTACCTGGATAACTAAATACGTAAGCAGTTGTTGGATCCCTGTTTCCAGTATCTTCCTTTCTCTAGAACACCCTTATTTATTATATGTTATAATCGCATTCCTAAAAAACTGAATTCCCTATATATGTTACCCACTTCTATATCGGAATAAGAATTTTATGCAAAGGGGTGTTTTTTAAAAAATGGTTATTGAACCATGTTGAAACACAAGCATAGACACCAATTAAAGTAGACATATAACTAGTCTGGGAAGCGGTTTGTAACTAATTGATATGTTGCGGATGCCGATCGCTTTTATTATCCGGTGCGACGCATCAAGTCTCTCTGTACATGTTTGAACTCTCCCACACTGAATCATCCTATTCTTAGCGGCCTCCCGCTATTGCTCCGTGTGGCGCTTGAAGTCAACTCGCATTTACTTATGTTGTGTTTATAACATACTTATGTAAATTTTCCTTGCGCTCTTAGTTATGTGTGGCATTTCAAGTCGCTTCGTATTAATTGATGATGCCTTTAAAATGTAAATGTTTGAACTTTCGCGTGCTTCTTAAAGGCCACACATTTCTCTTGCATTTTTCGCGTGTATCACAACTTTAATTCAATAAATGGCTAGTTTTAAACTGGTAGCTAGTTATGATACATGCAAAGTCTTATATTGAAACAACGGGGGAAAACCTAATTCATTGGCAAGTGGCTCTAAAAATTATGTGAAATTACTATATTCTAAACATATAGTCTGCCTTGCATcattaaaaaaaattgtatgtttcttCTCTCTGTTAATGAAATCAACGGAGTGCATGCCTTGCATCATCAATAAAAAAATGTTTTACACATGTACCGCTAACATGATCTTTCTTGACACCCCCCCCTCAAGGGGGCAGAATGGAAGGAAAATATCCTTTCAATGGATTTAGAATTGTAAGGCTTTGAAGTTAAGCAAATTAACTTGTATATGTATATATGTAATGGTGAAATTAATCAAATACTGCAGTAGTAACACATATCAAAAAGAAACTACAAGCAGGCTGAAATTGAAAAGACGCTTATCTCTACCTCCTTCCCCAGCAAGCTCATTGCACCAGATAAGTGGAGGACGCCTTTGTCGTCATTGCCCAAGCAATATCACAATATCACCTCTTCTATCATTGCATTCCGTTCAGAATCATATGAATCCTCTCCTCGACGCTTGTCTTCACACAGGTCGACACCGCGAGCTTGCGCCTCTCCTTGGGCAGCCCCAGCGGCCGCGTTATCCCTTGGCGCTCTCATCTGTAGTAGCTCGTCGGCAACCCCCTCTCTGTCAGCGGAGTCCGAGATTCCATGGTTGTCCCCCAGGCCGAAATCGAGGATTAGCCGAACTCCGAGCTTCGCGGCCCATTTTGCCGCGCCTGAGATAGGGACGGATAACGAGGAAGGGGAAGCGCTAAGAGCACGGGGTAAAATGTCGGGGAAGGGGAAGCGCTAATTAAGAGCCCGGGGTAGAATGTCGGGGAAGGGGAAGCGCTAAGAGCACGGGGTAGAATGTCGGAGAAGGGAGCGGTGTGGTCTCCGATGAGATCACAACATGGAGGGTAGCAGGTGGATGCGAGGGAGAGGCAGTTGCGGGAGCGCTCATGTGAGTAACTCCGCTTCGCCGACTCCTTTTTAGGCTAAATCATGCCACGTCAGATAGGCTCGTTTGTGATAACATCATCATACCTCTTTTGAATTTCCCGCGCTCTTAGTTGTCTGTGACGTTTCAAGTCGCTTTTGTATTAATTGATGCCGCGTTCAAAATGTATAGGTTTAACCTTTCCCGCGCTTCTTAGAGGCCACACGCCTGCAGCTGCCGCTTTTTGCCTTGTCGCCCTGATCCATCGAAGCTCATCGGGACCTCCCTCTCCGCCAGCGGCCTCCGAGGCTCCATGGCTGTCCCCCAAATCGAAATCGAAACATGCTCTGAAGTCAAAGAATACTACTATGTATAATGGTGTTTTCTTTTTGAATTTAATGATAGTTGCATATAATTACAAAAAGAAAGGGCCCCGAGGGTGAAATTGAAAagagcctctcctcctcctcttttcctAGTCTAATGTTCCCAATTTCTCTCATTGCTTCTATTATTATTATCTGTCTTATTAGTGAGAAAAACGGCAACTTGTGTTTTCTaaatcttcctcctcctctctctctctcccctctgcccTCTTCCTTGTCTATCTCTCTCTAAACACCGACCGGAGAGAAACAGAAAAAGAGAATTTTTCACTTGTGGATCTGAAACATACATACGTACATACTAGATTCGTTGTTGAATCTCGCGTCCCCTCTTTGTTTGctcgaaaagaagaagaagatttttctcGCTTCCGCGTTGCTTTGCTTCCGCTGTGTGTTTGTTCGTCCCGTGTTTTGTTGGTTGAAGAAGAGGGGACAAGAGAGAGCCATGGTGAAGGTGAAGAAGGAGGGACCCTGCTGCCATTGCCGAGTCATGAGTAAGCATCTGCTTCTCTTCTTCGAGTTTCGAGTTTGTTTCCCCTCAAATCCTGTTTTTTCTCTGCATCTGATTTTTTGAAACAGGGGTTCCAAATCAaatcttgcttcttcttcttctagttggAGGGTTTGTCGCTTCTTGTTTCTGGTGGATTCGCTGAATTCTCCTTCCCCCAAACGTCCAAACAAAGACAACTCTGCGCCGCTTCCAAGTCTTCTGTACTACTCCAGTAAAAGTCTCAACATTCAGACAGACTGAAAATGCTGAATGTCAGGCTTC
This region of Triticum aestivum cultivar Chinese Spring chromosome 2D, IWGSC CS RefSeq v2.1, whole genome shotgun sequence genomic DNA includes:
- the LOC123055437 gene encoding GATA transcription factor 26 isoform X1; translation: MAKKEGPCGHCGVTSTPLWRNGPPDKPVLCNACGSRWRIRGTLVNYTPAHRREDTGASEARPDKLKLKGQKQPKKRPNRSIVKDEPWSDQNFWKMGNADTSNRSGSGSAVSYSESCAPYGSIDASEIAGSAQSHALESLVPSRKRSCVSRPKPSALEALVDDLNSIMHEEQLYCLSAGSTEEDLLYHSETPAGSFEIGYGSVLLRHPNTKSEEEESEANSVPADTKSYITSESYSGCASFIAHSEIKGASNSNAASEKLKWSPMQTHDSARRDELHCSNQHILESADSALEDNCSKEVGGLTKSSMRSLKRPYESQQQSFTDAEVRGGTMRLASSRSRAMASCQLRRSAFLPKSGNATGAAAAPLNLFMLAPDKLSSMLNPSDKDSDQDSLLLEVPRNARHPEAELLLCCPPPSQLSSVTVTAASPPSNHSPGSASDQLRNRHQW
- the LOC123055437 gene encoding GATA transcription factor 26 isoform X2 — translated: MAKKEGPCGHCGVTSTPLWRNGPPDKPVLCNACGSRWRIRGTLVNYTPAHRREDTGASEARPDKLKLKGQKQPKKRPNRSIVKDEPWSDQNFWKMGNADTSNRSGSGSAVSYSESCAPYGSIDASEIAGSAQSHALESLVPSRKRSCVSRPKPSALEALVDDLNSIMHEEQLYCLSAGSTEEDLLYHSETPAGSFEIGYGSVLLRHPNTKSEEEESEANSVPADTKSYITSESYSGCASFIAHSEIKGASNSNAASEKLKWSPMQTHDSARRDELHCSNQHILESADSALEDNCSKEVGGLTKSSMRSLKRPYESQQQSFTEVRGGTMRLASSRSRAMASCQLRRSAFLPKSGNATGAAAAPLNLFMLAPDKLSSMLNPSDKDSDQDSLLLEVPRNARHPEAELLLCCPPPSQLSSVTVTAASPPSNHSPGSASDQLRNRHQW